AAGATAAGAAAGATAATACTTTTATTGTGAATCGACAagaatttttaaaaaatgaaaataagaAAGAATCTGAAGAagattataaaataatatcaggatctatatataaaaaatatatattagtattaattaaaatattatatcattcatataaattatcttataattatcaaaagaatttaataacatctatatcatatatatgtatattaatGTCTAAATATGATACAATTAATTTACCTCATGAATCCATACCTGaattaatatatagaattttttggaaatatttttctcaaaattttaatataataaatgaaacATTTTTTACTCAACATAATGATGAAATTGTTTTATCCTCGTCTTGTTCTTCTTCCATGTCTATCTTATCAGATGATTCTTCAGATTTATCCTCAGGATTTTTATCCTCAAGTGAAAATCATTTTCgaaaaaatgatttaaaaGCTATAGCACAAAGGATGGGAATTTCTTTAGATTCTGAAAAGGATGTTAGTAATGAAATGAGTTGTGGGGGTACACCCAAAGAACCTGgtgaaaaaaaagttaGAAGAAGACGAAGGAGAACTAAAAAGAATGCTACAGGAGATACTAATATAACAGGTGATGATAACaaagaagatataaataataaggaGGAAGGAGTTGAACCGGGTGCTGCAcaattaatgaaaaatgaaaatggAATGCTAGACCAAGGGACTgttgtaaaaaaaagaggTAAGAGAAGAAAAAGGACCATACTCACAGAagagaataataataataatgatgatagtaaaaatgtaaatattagtaataataatgatgatagtaaaaatgtaaatgttagtaataataatgatgatagtaaaaatgtaaatattatcaacaataatgatgatagtaaaaatgtaaatgttagtaataataatgatgatagtaaaaatgtaaatgttagtaataataatgatgatagtaaaaatataaatattatcaataataatgatgataatcaaaatataaatgttatcaataataatgatgataataaaaatataaatgttagtaataataataatgtatattcgtcaaatataattgatgatgaaaagaagaaaaaagtaaaaattGAATGTGATAATACGTACACACAGAATAAGGATCCTAGTGTTAACAATAATGTTATACATGCAAAGtcaaatattaatgaagaggatataaaaagatatatacccataaaaaatgaagCAGAGAAAGATAATAAGATGAATACGTCTGTTTTGTTAAATACAGAGAATAAGACAAAAGTTGAAGAAAACGTGGATGCATTATGGAATAAATTAGATATAAATGATGAGaatgttttttttgtaaatattatattaaatatatatattaatttatttaatataaagaatatggaagtattcttattttatcatgaaaatgaaattaCATATAAGAAATTTCTATTAGATAATATTGATGTTATAGtaaatcaaataaaatCTATGATGAATAAGgtaaaaaatgatatgagtgtatgtataatacattttttaaacttGATTCTTTTTATTCTGACATATCTTAATGATTTAGCgagaaaaaataaaaagaaaggTCAAATGAAtcacataaaaaataatccATACAATGATATAAAAAGCAGTGAATGTATTAACTTAAAAAATGGtgataagaataatataatgagGAATTATAAGACTAGTATAATAagtaacaataataataatattatgataaataatgataatatggTAAATAAGGATAATATGGTAAATAAGGATAATATGGTAAATAAGGATAATATGGTAAATAAGGATAATATGTCAAGTAATGATAATGtgataaataatgataatatggtaaataatgataatatggtaaataataataatataatatgtaataataataataattataataataataataataataataataataataatgttagAAAAAGTGTTTCTGggaaaacaaaaaaagatGCTTTAATAATTGAAAAACCCGATTGCTTATTAAGAGATACACAAAAAAGTGGAAGTATTGGAAGATATATTTCTAATTCTAGCAGCGAgattttaaagaaaaatatatcttctGGAATAATTCATAAGGATTTATCAAATGTTAGTAGAAAAAAGGAGAATGTTACAAATAGTTATAATTCAAGTGTTGAAAGTAAATTAAATAAGAATTTTTCCTATAGTAATGATACAGTATCTGTTAATAGTagtatatttaataataatataataaataataaaacatttaaGAAGAAAGGTATATTATCGAACCATAGTAATAGTAGTTATATGAACAATAGTGATATAAACAGTATATcatacaataaaaataatataccatcatttgataataataataataataataataataatatttataatgtaaattatgaatattgTAGTAATGTTGATTTGTGTTCTAATAGTTTTAATgataatagtaataataatattatggGTGAAAGTAATTATAATAGGATAAACCATGAAGGTACATTTcataatatagataataacaatattacaactaatatttgtaatattcataataatagtgatgataattttatacataattataataatattatgacAAAAGGATCCGCTgatatagataataaaatatataactcaaaaaataatatgaataataatattaataataatatgaataataatataaataataattatgttaaTAACAATGTTGGTGGTTTTaacaattataataatttacCTTATAATGATGTATCAAATAATTCAAGCTTAggtaataaatataatagtGATGAGGATGActtatatgttttatatgatgaaaataattttattaataattttgattatgttaaaaatataattgaGAAAAAGAGAAAAGGGCTTTATTATGTAATAGTTGACactattaataatttatataatacaacatttttagaaatattagataatttattaaaatgtgttgaaaattcttttaatgatgaaaatgtTGTCATagtaaataaaatattttcttatatgTTAGAAAGTATAAATTATTGTAAcgaaataaataaatacaaaatatatatgttcatattaAGTAAAATAGAtagatttattaaaattaaacgttataatgaagataataattctacattaaataattataattgttattttttattacatctcatacttaatatatttaaaacatCTAAGAAAGAACGAAATATTTGGACCTTATTATTTGAAGTGCATTTAAGTAAAACCAAGAGAAAGCGATCCACAAAGAGAAATAATTCAAGTTTTAATATGATAAAAGTAAATGtaagtaataatagtaataatataatgataaacAAAAGtattagtaataataataataataataatattgttcTAACTAGTAATGATGTTGAcaaaaaaagtaataatatatcttataataataatatgtatttatcctcatttttaaaaaataataaaaaattgaaaattataaaaagtgAAGATATAACTACctgtaataaaaaaaaagtacaAGAAATAGATACCAATTTATATGATggaaaaaattttatattaaataatatcataaattttttattagaATGTTGTATAAGTAATGGTTGTATTATTAGATATATGAGTTTACGAGTTTTTTATAAGATGACCAagttatttattttatatataaaaaataggAAATTAGAATATGAagaattaatattaaaaaattatttaataaaatctGTTTATCAGAATTTTTTTGTCTGTATATTTAACTTTTTAAAAGAGCCCGAtactaatatatatgtatatgttaAATTACGAAATTTATGTATcaatttgttatatatatgtagcAAATTAATGTCATCAAGTTTTCTCAATGATTTTTATGAAAGGGTTATATGTTCTAATTTACATTCGGTTAAAAGGTTTTACAAAACGGTAGAAGAAAACACAGCCAATGgtaataacaataataatgataataataataatgataataataataatgataataataataatgataataataataatgataataataataataataataataataataataataataataataataataataataataacaacaatgataataataagatcCTTTTGGAAAAGAAAACACAAATACAGGATCCAGGACATCTAGATAAagaacataataaaaatgtcGATGAAAACGCTGCTTGTGATAATCATAACCATTTGAAAAGTGCATATTCcttattcataaaaaattctAGAGACctgtatttatttacattaatggtaatatataaaaaatatcgTTGCATcgaaaattttaaaatactGAAAAAGATTCTTAAATTATCAACCGAAGAgattaatattataatgaaaaatttaataatttctgcgcatcataataatagtaacaataataataataataataataataataataataataattgtaataaAGATGGTTGTGTTGTTCGAACCCGACgaaaagaaattaataaGGTTGAcaagttatatataaaaaatataaatattgatGATTTTATACCTAAAgaatattacataaaattGCAAAATAAAGgagatgataaaaataaagaaaaaaatgatttaaaagaaatagtatataagaaattatattttataaatatctttttttttagagAATTAAAAACACATGATTGTTATGATAATacatttgtatattatatatataactgtatttattgttttttccatatatatataaatagatttgcattttttataatatttataaaacaaGAACATATGAATCTTcatgattatatatattcagatatatgtaataaagAAGCACAAATTGATACACCATCTGACgattttaaaaatgttcAAGAATTTATTTCTCAAATGTTAGCATTGTTAAAAAGTTATCTTCATGTAGTTATATTAATTGAAgatcatataataaaagttaATTTGGAAAATTTgttaaaaaagaagaaagtAATAAGAGGAAGGAATAAAGGTAAAGACGAACGGGATAATGAAGATATTAGATTATATCAAGAAGATGTGAAAATTTCtcaatttaatataaatacaaatgataataaaaacaaaatgtttgatgaaacaaataaattatatgatgaagatgatgaacaaattgaatttataaatttaaaaaattttaaaaaattaataattatagaAATACAAAGATTTTATTTGCTATTTGTTAAGTTgttaaaaatgttattattattaaatagACAAAATGGATATAGTATAACATgttttgaatatttttttttcaaattaatgaaattaatagataatgatattatagatatatatacgaaaagatatatatttaaatttttgaaatattttacaattaaaaaaaaattcacAGATATTGTTATTACTAAAATtaactttttatattctaaattaaaagaaaagaaaaaaaaagtatgtcatatgttaataacaaaagaaattaaaaataatgatttGCTTTATCCATATCTTACCAAATGTATAGAAGAAAAATGTGTCAATGATGATTTATGgaaatataatgatgaaatGTGTTCCTTGTCGAAATCTGAATTGATTAAAAAAGATAGAGAAATCGATGAAGAGGAtgttgaaaaaaatttaaaagatgGTATTGTGGAAAATGTAAATGATATAGATGACAAGGTTAAGgttaaaagaagaagaagaagaagacGACGAACAGTGGATggaataataaataaaacgTCCATAGATGATCAtgttgataataatgaaataaaaattgaaTTAAGTAATAACAATGTagataaaacaaataataaaacatgtaataatgaaaaggaaaatGGTAAACATGAATCtatagaagaaaatgaacaagaaataaataatcatCTTCTAAATGAAACTATAAAAAAGGATGTCGGAATATCCAATTTTGaacattttaatatgaataataatataaaagatgaaaaattatattatcaaaatgatgataataatgaaacGGTTACAATAAATACAGATCAACAAAAGGAAAGTAAACTAAtaagtataaataataaccAAAAGATAGATGTTCAACAAAATGATGTATCTAGACGTACCAAAAATGAGAGGAAAAAAAGTTccaaaattttattaaacgatcaaaatgataatatacAACCAAATGAGGAAAATCAAAACATTCAAGatgataacaataatattaataataataataagagAAGGAGAAGAACTCGAAAAAGTAAAGCAAATGATAAATCGGCAGAAAATCACACATTAAATGAATCACTTAAAAAAGATGgaaatacaaataatgatattttggaagaagaagataaaaaatgtaCCTTGTCCATATACGAGAAAAAAGATACAAACGATATCATGTGGTTAGATTCGTAtgttaatttttatgtatatacaaataaaaataaaaaaaataattatgataataacaacaataatatttgtGATGATAGATTTAATACAGGCGAATTATTAAACGAGAAAACAAATCattatatatcaaatataaGTTTGTGTTGTGAAAATGTAAtagaagaattaaaaaaaattaattttaataaaaaatacaatttagaaacatttaaagaattaaaattacaaaaaaagttttatgaaaatatagaattatatttattaagtatttttgtatttgaaaaaaataaaaatatatgtgatatatattcatttaaagaaaattataaacatataaacGATTTAATCGAATATTGTAAAATGTGTAATATTGAAAAGGGACTAGAAATAATTGTAAAATGCTTATTTACCTATTTAAGAGAAATTAAATTagataaaaaaagttatgtatataatatgataaaattattaacaCATTCCTTCTTATATATACCTTTTCGAAGGTATACAGCAACtccttttatatttatatctttctGTTCTTTATTTAGAAATTCAAGTCGTACGtttatgaataaaattattattcaaaatttccttataatatgttattcttatattatgctaataaaaaaacagCAAGTGGATTTAAAGCGACAAATGTTGATTgataaaaggaaaaaaaaaaaagaaaaaaaaaggagtCAAAATATGAAACATGATTTggaaaatgaaaatttattGGATACAAATATGTGTACCATAATGCACTCGAATGTAATAGAAAAGACCAAGGAGGAagataatacaaataataataataataataataatatgaataataataacaataacaaTAACAATAACAATAACAATAACAAAAACAATAACAATAACAATAACAATAACAAAAACAATAACAATAACAATAACAATAACAATAACAATAACAATAACATTAACAATAATGtgattaatataaaagttGAAAACATTCCTTTTAGTTGTTACGGGGGGGAAGAAAAAGTTAATagagataaaaaaaaaaagaataataatattaatgaaataaCAGAAGGTCTAATCAAAGATGTGGgagaatatataaacgATGATAATTTGATAGATGATAAGAAACTGTCGAAGGGTAAAAAAAGAACTAGTACTACAACAGAAGGTACACAAATTGTTAGAAGAAGAAGACGAAGAAGTAATAGTAGTACAAAAGAAATTGATAtagatattaataataatataaaaagtttGAAAACTACacaaaatgaagaaaatgacTTGAATTctacaaataataatattaaaaaggaTAATAGTACTAATTTgttgaataataatatggaaacttataatatacaaattcaaaatgaaatagaaatagataaaaaaaataataaaaaatatttagaagataatttatttttacatttaattaacttttatataaatttctCATGTTCTgtttattttcattatttaacacactatgaaaaaaattttgatatattgaagaatattatatttttaggTTTAAATAAAG
The genomic region above belongs to Plasmodium reichenowi strain SY57 chromosome 13, whole genome shotgun sequence and contains:
- a CDS encoding hypothetical protein (conserved Plasmodium protein, unknown function); this translates as MDLAYQQEAEEDCLISLDYILDKYDLYRDNIINNGELRKLLDKFIFQYNSIDECEKKLLELLSNNEKYGMDKIEKYYLFITNIIKEICHIELIPIIYNKILQEKDKKDNTFIVNRQEFLKNENKKESEEDYKIISGSIYKKYILVLIKILYHSYKLSYNYQKNLITSISYICILMSKYDTINLPHESIPELIYRIFWKYFSQNFNIINETFFTQHNDEIVLSSSCSSSMSILSDDSSDLSSGFLSSSENHFRKNDLKAIAQRMGISLDSEKDVSNEMSCGGTPKEPGEKKVRRRRRRTKKNATGDTNITGDDNKEDINNKEEGVEPGAAQLMKNENGMLDQGTVVKKRGKRRKRTILTEENNNNNDDSKNVNISNNNDDSKNVNVSNNNDDSKNVNIINNNDDSKNVNVSNNNDDSKNVNVSNNNDDSKNINIINNNDDNQNINVINNNDDNKNINVSNNNNVYSSNIIDDEKKKKVKIECDNTYTQNKDPSVNNNVIHAKSNINEEDIKRYIPIKNEAEKDNKMNTSVLLNTENKTKVEENVDALWNKLDINDENVFFVNIILNIYINLFNIKNMEVFLFYHENEITYKKFLLDNIDVIVNQIKSMMNKVKNDMSVCIIHFLNLILFILTYLNDLARKNKKKGQMNHIKNNPYNDIKSSECINLKNGDKNNIMRNYKTSIISNNNNNIMINNDNMVNKDNMVNKDNMVNKDNMVNKDNMSSNDNVINNDNMVNNDNMVNNNNIICNNNNNYNNNNNNNNNNNVRKSVSGKTKKDALIIEKPDCLLRDTQKSGSIGRYISNSSSEILKKNISSGIIHKDLSNVSRKKENVTNSYNSSVESKLNKNFSYSNDTVSVNSSIFNNNIINNKTFKKKGILSNHSNSSYMNNSDINSISYNKNNIPSFDNNNNNNNNNIYNVNYEYCSNVDLCSNSFNDNSNNNIMGESNYNRINHEGTFHNIDNNNITTNICNIHNNSDDNFIHNYNNIMTKGSADIDNKIYNSKNNMNNNINNNMNNNINNNYVNNNVGGFNNYNNLPYNDVSNNSSLGNKYNSDEDDLYVLYDENNFINNFDYVKNIIEKKRKGLYYVIVDTINNLYNTTFLEILDNLLKCVENSFNDENVVIVNKIFSYMLESINYCNEINKYKIYMFILSKIDRFIKIKRYNEDNNSTLNNYNCYFLLHLILNIFKTSKKERNIWTLLFEVHLSKTKRKRSTKRNNSSFNMIKVNVSNNSNNIMINKSISNNNNNNNIVLTSNDVDKKSNNISYNNNMYLSSFLKNNKKLKIIKSEDITTCNKKKVQEIDTNLYDGKNFILNNIINFLLECCISNGCIIRYMSLRVFYKMTKLFILYIKNRKLEYEELILKNYLIKSVYQNFFVCIFNFLKEPDTNIYVYVKLRNLCINLLYICSKLMSSSFLNDFYERVICSNLHSVKRFYKTVEENTANGNNNNNDNNNNDNNNNDNNNNDNNNNDNNNNNNNNNNNNNNNNNNNNNNDNNKILLEKKTQIQDPGHLDKEHNKNVDENAACDNHNHLKSAYSLFIKNSRDLYLFTLMVIYKKYRCIENFKILKKILKLSTEEINIIMKNLIISAHHNNSNNNNNNNNNNNNNNCNKDGCVVRTRRKEINKVDKLYIKNINIDDFIPKEYYIKLQNKGDDKNKEKNDLKEIVYKKLYFINIFFFRELKTHDCYDNTFVYYIYNCIYCFFHIYINRFAFFIIFIKQEHMNLHDYIYSDICNKEAQIDTPSDDFKNVQEFISQMLALLKSYLHVVILIEDHIIKVNLENLLKKKKVIRGRNKGKDERDNEDIRLYQEDVKISQFNINTNDNKNKMFDETNKLYDEDDEQIEFINLKNFKKLIIIEIQRFYLLFVKLLKMLLLLNRQNGYSITCFEYFFFKLMKLIDNDIIDIYTKRYIFKFLKYFTIKKKFTDIVITKINFLYSKLKEKKKKVCHMLITKEIKNNDLLYPYLTKCIEEKCVNDDLWKYNDEMCSLSKSELIKKDREIDEEDVEKNLKDGIVENVNDIDDKVKVKRRRRRRRRTVDGIINKTSIDDHVDNNEIKIELSNNNVDKTNNKTCNNEKENGKHESIEENEQEINNHLLNETIKKDVGISNFEHFNMNNNIKDEKLYYQNDDNNETVTINTDQQKESKLISINNNQKIDVQQNDVSRRTKNERKKSSKILLNDQNDNIQPNEENQNIQDDNNNINNNNKRRRRTRKSKANDKSAENHTLNESLKKDGNTNNDILEEEDKKCTLSIYEKKDTNDIMWLDSYVNFYVYTNKNKKNNYDNNNNNICDDRFNTGELLNEKTNHYISNISLCCENVIEELKKINFNKKYNLETFKELKLQKKFYENIELYLLSIFVFEKNKNICDIYSFKENYKHINDLIEYCKMCNIEKGLEIIVKCLFTYLREIKLDKKSYVYNMIKLLTHSFLYIPFRRYTATPFIFISFCSLFRNSSRTFMNKIIIQNFLIICYSYIMLIKKQQVDLKRQMLIDKRKKKKEKKRSQNMKHDLENENLLDTNMCTIMHSNVIEKTKEEDNTNNNNNNNNMNNNNNNNNNNNNNNKNNNNNNNNNKNNNNNNNNNNNNNNNINNNVINIKVENIPFSCYGGEEKVNRDKKKKNNNINEITEGLIKDVGEYINDDNLIDDKKLSKGKKRTSTTTEGTQIVRRRRRRSNSSTKEIDIDINNNIKSLKTTQNEENDLNSTNNNIKKDNSTNLLNNNMETYNIQIQNEIEIDKKNNKKYLEDNLFLHLINFYINFSCSVYFHYLTHYEKNFDILKNIIFLGLNKVLEKKENKKLSCFVLSLLYILMCLLLKVKIKEEYILTLNKHKSYRCSMKRKERHEENNGFVTNNISKYNMRSDNIQTSTVSMNCLNNDNMEIHQNINDNNNNNNSNNNSNSNSNNNSNNNSNNNNNNNNNNNNNNNNNNYNKCAPNYYACNNYHTNNDIRKFFVKYLINLIDEKECKNIYLINDKKYYKYINKIIDIKSEETLNYFKSYFPNKIYKNKMDKYIEKIFVLNKKKKLFFMSSFNLKKNIRKINYYNSIYSNKFLFNLLSEPILFEKDNNLLINTDFKKNMNHDKNMMRYNLLDYIIYTCFYIIFCKIKLIKLMKIVYKINKNDCEYVPMNTYIYNRKKYSIWQFYLSIEILHLIFSNIKYVPFNSIKLILDIFLNKIYISICTYDIKEKKNLNKLQNIFYDFFCQTFYTYPETFTHLPHFIYQYQKTLHLLNLLSNSVVCKKKKQTPSYYSLILEIMKTCFPRIDSDDVNEENGKKKVEEKQGIEKSQRMLRSNKANKT